Proteins from a single region of Candidatus Hydrogenedentota bacterium:
- a CDS encoding Na+/H+ antiporter subunit E has product MRMFLWNILLALVWAAMIGAMTPVHILTGFVLAYIALLLARPITGPSVYFSKTRQAAGFLLWFAWQMLVSNARVAYDVVTPGHNARPGVVAIPMEAETPLEITLLANLVTLTPGTLSLDVSDDQKTLYIHAMFMDGGAEDLRREIKDGLEKRLLELLR; this is encoded by the coding sequence GGAACATCCTGCTGGCCCTGGTCTGGGCCGCCATGATCGGCGCCATGACCCCCGTCCACATCCTCACGGGCTTCGTCCTGGCCTACATCGCCCTGCTGCTCGCGCGGCCCATCACGGGCCCCTCCGTGTACTTCTCCAAAACACGCCAGGCCGCCGGGTTCCTCCTCTGGTTCGCCTGGCAGATGCTCGTCTCGAACGCACGCGTCGCCTACGATGTCGTCACCCCCGGACACAACGCGCGCCCCGGCGTCGTCGCCATCCCCATGGAGGCCGAGACCCCCCTCGAAATCACCCTGCTGGCAAACCTCGTCACCCTCACGCCCGGCACGCTCAGCCTGGACGTGTCGGACGACCAGAAAACCCTCTACATCCACGCCATGTTCATGGACGGCGGCGCGGAAGACCTGCGCCGCGAAATCAAGGACGGGCTCGAAAAACGCCTGCTGGAACTGCTCCGATGA
- a CDS encoding cation:proton antiporter, whose translation MSLVLNIVIAMLGTALILAVGRLLRGPTLPDRVVALDLISSLVVGIIVAYAVATDQAVYLRDAIVLAVISFLGTVAFAYYVAKGGRP comes from the coding sequence ATGAGCCTCGTGTTGAACATAGTGATCGCCATGCTCGGCACGGCCCTGATCCTGGCCGTGGGCCGGCTGCTGCGCGGCCCGACCCTGCCCGACCGCGTCGTCGCCCTCGACCTCATCTCCTCCCTTGTCGTGGGGATCATCGTGGCCTACGCCGTGGCCACGGACCAGGCCGTGTACCTGCGCGACGCCATCGTCCTCGCCGTCATCTCCTTCCTGGGCACCGTCGCGTTCGCCTACTACGTCGCAAAGGGGGGCAGGCCATGA
- a CDS encoding monovalent cation/H(+) antiporter subunit G, with translation MRDLITAGLMLFGASFMLLATVGIVRLPDLFIRMHAATKSGTLGVTGMILALAVHFNDLGIAIRSLLVILFIFLTAPVAAHLIARAAYLVGVPLWEKTVTDELRSRYGEKSREEKQTPAK, from the coding sequence ATGAGGGACCTCATCACCGCCGGACTCATGCTTTTCGGGGCCTCGTTCATGCTTCTGGCCACCGTCGGCATCGTCCGCCTCCCCGACCTCTTCATCCGCATGCACGCCGCCACCAAGAGCGGCACCCTCGGCGTCACCGGCATGATCCTCGCCCTCGCCGTCCACTTCAACGACCTCGGAATCGCCATCCGCTCCCTCCTCGTCATCCTCTTCATCTTCCTCACCGCCCCCGTCGCCGCCCACCTCATCGCCCGCGCCGCCTACCTCGTCGGCGTGCCCCTCTGGGAAAAAACCGTCACCGACGAGCTGCGCAGCCGCTACGGCGAAAAAAGCCGGGAAGAAAAACAAACCCCCGCAAAATAA
- a CDS encoding phage virion morphogenesis protein produces MSDEPVKIEVDDRELYELMNRMLAGLQNMEPLMDDVSALMVKESAHQFKSQSGPDGTAWQDLADSTKAQREKKGTWPGYILRRSSGLRNSVQPAYGPDWAQAGSNLRYSRIHFFGGQAGRGKKTTIPARPYLPVSAEGTLSEKARDRILNAMIDYVNNMNNVG; encoded by the coding sequence ATGTCCGATGAACCCGTGAAAATCGAGGTGGACGACCGCGAACTCTATGAGCTCATGAACCGGATGCTGGCGGGACTCCAGAACATGGAACCGCTCATGGATGACGTCTCGGCACTCATGGTAAAGGAGTCGGCGCACCAGTTCAAAAGCCAGTCAGGACCGGACGGGACGGCATGGCAGGACCTTGCGGACTCCACAAAAGCCCAGCGCGAAAAAAAAGGAACGTGGCCTGGGTATATCCTTCGCAGGTCATCCGGACTCCGCAATTCCGTGCAGCCCGCCTACGGCCCCGACTGGGCGCAGGCCGGTTCAAATCTGCGCTACAGCCGCATACACTTCTTCGGGGGACAGGCCGGACGCGGAAAAAAAACCACCATCCCCGCACGCCCCTACCTCCCCGTCAGCGCCGAGGGAACCCTCTCCGAAAAAGCCCGGGACCGCATCCTAAACGCCATGATAGACTATGTGAATAATATGAATAATGTCGGTTAA